GTCGTCGACAAGGTCGGCACCTTCGCGATGCTGCGGTTCTGCCTCCAGCTCTTCCCGGAGGCATCGAAGTGGGCCACTCCCGCGATCATGGTCCTGGCGCTGATCAGCATCGTCTACGGCGCCCTGCTCGCGGTCGGCCAGCGCGACATCAAGCGTCTGATCGCCTACGCCTCGATCTCGCACTTCGGCTTCATCATCCTCGGCATCTTCGCGATGACCTCGCAGGGCCAGAGCGGTGCCACCCTCTACATGGTCAACCACGGCATCTCGACCGCGGCTCTGATGCTGGTCGCCGGGTTCCTGATCTCGCGGCGCGGCTCGCGGCTCATCGCGGACTACGGCGGGGTGCAGAAGACGGCACCGCTGCTCGCGGGCACCTTCCTGATCGGTTCGCTCGCCACCCTGTCGCTGCCCGGACTCGCGCCGTTCGTCAGTGAGTTCCTGGTCCTCGTCGGTACCTACGCGCGGTATCCCGCGATGGGCATCATCGCCACCTTCGGCATCGTGCTCGCCGCGCTGTACACGCTCGTCCTGTACCAGCGGACGATGACCGGGCCGGTCAAGCCCGAGCTGGCGAAGCTGCCCGACCTCCGGCTCCGCGAACTCGCCGTGGTCACCCCGCTGATCGCCCTGCTGATCGTCCTCGGCGTCTACCCGAAGCCGCTCACGGAGATCATCGACCCGGCGGTCAAGCAGACCATGTCCGACGTACAGAAGAAGGATCCCCGGCCCGACGTGGAGGCGTCCAAGTGAGCGCAACAGCCGTCCACACCCTGTGGACAATGGCGGCCGCCACGCCAATGAGCGGCGAAACCCGCGACATCGGCAAGATCGACGCCCCGCACATCGAGTACGCACAGCTCTCGCCCACGCTGATCGTCATCGGCGCGGCCCTGGTCGGCGTGCTCATCGAGGCGTTCGTCCCGCGCAAGTCCCGTTACCACGCGCAGGTGTTCACCTCCGTCGTCGCCCTGATCGCCGCCTTCGCCGCGGTGGTCGCCCTGGCCGCCGACGGATACGGCACCACCAAGGCGCACATCGCCGCGATGGGCGCGATCGCCGTCGACGGCCCGGCCCTGTTCCTCCAGGGCACCATCCTGCTCGCCGGACTCGTCGCGATCTTCACCTTCGCGGAACGGCGCCTGGACCCCGAAACGCACGGCAACAAGGTCGACTCCTTCGCCGCCCAGGCCGCCTCGGTACCCGGCAGCGACAGCGAGAAGGCCGCCGTGAAGGCCGGGTTCACCACCACCGAGGTGTTCCCGCTCGCGATGTTCGCCATCGGCGGCATGCTCATCTTCCCCGCGGCCAACGACCTGTTGACGCTCTTCATCGCGCTGGAAGTCTTCTCGCTGCCGCTCTACCTGCTGTGCGCGCTCGCCCGCCGCAACCGCCTCATGTCGCAGGAAGCCGCCGTCAAGTACTTCCTGCTCGGCGCCTTCGCCTCGGCGTTCACCCTGTTCGGCATCGCCATGCTCTACGGCTACTCCGGCTCGGTGTCGTACGCCCGTATCGCGCATGTCGTCGACGGCAGCGTCCAGGACATCGACCCGGCGCTCGCCGACACCATGGGCAACGACGCGCTGCTGCTCATCGGCACCGCACTGGTCGTCATGGGCCTGCTCTTCAAGGTCGGCGCGGTGCCCTTCCACATGTGGACCCCGGACGTCTACCAGGGCGCGCCCACCCCGGTCACCGGCTTCATGGCCGCCGCGACCAAGGTGGCCGCGTTCGGCGCCCTGCTGCGACTGCTCTACGTGGTCCTGCCGGGCCTGCGCTGGGACTGGCGGCCGGTGATGTGGGGCGTCGCGATCGTCACCATGCTGGGCGGCGCGATCGTGGCGATCACCCAGACCGACATCAAGCGCCTGCTCGCGTACTCCTCGATCGCGCACGCGGGCTTCATCCTGGCCGGTGTCATCGCCACCACGCCCGAGGGCGTCTCCTCGGTCCTGTTCTACCTGGCCGCGTACTCCTTCGTGACCATCGGCGCCTTCGCCGTGGTCACCCTGGTCCGTGACGCGGGCGGCGAGGCGACGCACCTGTCCAAGTGGGCCGGACTGGGCCGCCGCTCGCCCCTGGTCGCGGCGGTCTTCGCGGTCTTCCTGCTCGCCTTCGCCGGAATCCCGCTGACCTCCGGCTTCACCGGAAAGTTCGCGGTGTTCAAGGCCGCGGCCGACGGAGGCGCCGCCCCGCTCGTGGTGATCGGTGTGCTCTCCTCGGCGGTGGCCGCGTTCTTCTACATCCGCGTGATCGTCCTGATGTTCTTCAGCGAGCCCCAGCCCGGCGGCCCCACCGTCGCGGTGCCCTCGGTGATGACTACGACCGCGATCGCGGTGGGTGTGGCCGTCACCCTGGTCCTGGGTGTGGCGCCGCAGTACTTCCTGGATCTCGCGGGAGACGCGGGAGTGTTCGCACGGTGACCGCGGGGGCCGCTGTGTGAGCGGCGCATTCGGCCCTCCGTACTGTGCGTGACATTCCGTACGCTGCGTAACGTTCCGTGGCCCGGTCCCTTCGGGGGCCGGGCCACGGTGCTGTGCGCGGCAGCCGCGCGTGCAAATCCGGCTACTGCCGCTGCCCGCCTTCGCCCCGCCCCTGCTCGCCGCCACCCTCGCCGAACTGGCCCTTCAGCTTGTCCTGCGCGGTGTCCACGTGCTTGGCGTACTTGCCCTGGGTCCTGTCGTCGGCGTAGTCCCCCGCCTTGTCGACGCCCTTGGAAGCCTGCGATTCGTGGCCCTTCAGCATCTGCTTGAGCTTGTCCATCATTGACATACAGGTCTCCTCGCTCGGTGCCCCTGACACCAGGATCACCACAGGGCGGCGGGGTTCGCATCTTCGTGCGGGTGGGGCGTGGGGCCGGGGGCGGGTCCGGCGGTCCGGCGGGTGGTGCGTGGAGGAGCGCGGGCCCGGGCCGGTCGTCGCGGTGGTCGGTGCGGCGGTTGGCGCGGCTGTCGTGTGCCCTCCGGTGGTGGCAGGGAACAGCCTGTGGATAACTCCGGTGGTGTCCTTGCGTAGGCCTATCGTTGCCGGTGTGGCCAGAGCGCCGCACCGGCAGGCGGTACGGCCCCCGGCGGCCGGCCACGGGGCGGAGCTGCACCGACACGGCACACCGAAGCAGTACACGAAGCACACGAAGCAGCACACGAAGCAGCACACGAAGCAGCACACGAAGCAGTACGGACGGGTGGGATCAACGGCATGACCGAGCTGGCGCAGGACGCGGTGACACCTGGTGCCGAAGCACCTGCTGAAGCACCTGCCGGAGCGCCCACCGGGGCACTTCCCGGCGAGGCACCGACGGACGCCCGACCGGACGGTGCCCCCTCGGACACCTCGGCCCCGGAGAGCCGGGCGCTCGGCACGCTCCGGCGGGTCTTCGGATACGAGGCCTTCCGGGGCGAGCAGGAAGCCGTGATCGACCATGTGGTCGACGGCGGGGACGCGGTCGTCCTGATGCCGACCGGCGGCGGCAAGTCGCTGTGCTACCAGATCCCCGCGCTGGTCCGGTCCGGCACCGGCGTTGTCGTCTCGCCGCTGATCGCGCTCATGCAGGACCAGGTGGACGCGCTGCGGGCGCTGGGCGTGCGCGCCGGATTCATGAACTCCACCCAGGACTTCGAGGAACGCCGCCTGGTGGAGGCCGAGTTCCTCGCCGGTGAACTCGACCTGCTCTACCTCGCGCCCGAACGGCTGCGCCTGGACACCACGCTCGACCTGCTGGCCCGCGGCAGCATCTCCGTCTTCGCGATCGACGAGGCGCACTGCGTCGCCCAGTGGGGCCACGACTTCCGGCCCGACTACCTGGCCCTGGCGGTGCTCGGGCAGCGCTGGCCGGACGTGCCGCGTATCGCCCTGACGGCCACGGCGACCCGGGCCACCCACCAGGAGATCACCCAGCGTCTCGACATGCCGCGCGCCCGGCACTTCGAGGCGAGCTTCGACCGCCCCAACATCCAGTACCGGATCGTGCCGAAGGCCGAGCCGAAGAAGCAGCTGCTGTCCTTCCTGCGCTCGGAACACGCGGGCGACGCGGGCATCGTGTACTGCCTCTCGCGCAACTCGGTCGAGAAGACGGCCGAGTTCCTCTGCCGCAACGGCGTCGAAGCCGTGCCGTACCACGCGGGCCTGGACGCGCGGATGCGCGCCGAACACCAGTCACGGTTCCTGCGGGAGGAAGGTCTGGTCGTCGTCGCGACGATCGCCTTCGGCATGGGCATCGACAAGCCCGACGTCCGCTTCGTCGCCCACCTAGATCTGCCCAAGTCCGTGGAGGGCTACTACCAGGAGACCGGCCGCGCGGGCCGCGACGGCCTCGCCTCCACCGCCTGGATGGCCTACGGCCTCCAGGACGTGGTCCAGCAGCGCAAGCTCATCCAACTCGGCGAGGGCGACGAGGCCTTCCGCCGCCGCGCGGGCGCGCACCTCGACGCCATGCTCGCCCTGTGCGAGACGGCCCACTGCCGACGCGGCCAACTCCTCGCCTACTTCGGCCAGGAACCCGGCGAGAAGGGCTGCGGCAACTGCGACACCTGCCTGATCCCGCCGGAAACCGTGGACGGTACGGTCGCCGCCCAGAAGATCCTCTCGACCGTGGTGCGGCTCAAGCGCGAACGCGGCCAGAAGTTCGGCGCGGGCCAGATCACCGACATCCTCCTCGGCCGCCGCACGGCGAAGGTGATCCAGTTCGACCACGACCAGCTCTCGGTCTTCGGCATCGGCGACGAACTCTCCGAGGCCGAATGGCGCGGAGTCACACGGCAGTTGCTGGCCCAGGGCCTGCTAGCGGTGGAGGGCGAGTACGGCACGCTGGTGATCACCGAGTCGAGCGGCGCGGTACTGCGCGGCGAGCACAAGGTGCCCCTGCGCAAGGAGACGAAGCCTCCGACGGCCAGGGCGAGCGGTGCCGGTTCGGGGTCGACCGGAACCGGGGGCGGCTCACGCGCGGAACGCAGGCAGAAGGCGGCAGCCGCCGCGGCCGAACTGCCCGCGGAACTCCAGCCGGTCTTCGAAGCCCTGCGCGCCTGGCGCGGCCAACAGGCCAAGGAACAGGGCGTCCCCGCCTACGTGATCTTCCACGACGCCACCCTGCGCGAAATCGCCACCGTACAGCCGCATTCGGTGCGGGAGTTGGGCACCATCAGCGGCATCGGCGAGAAGAAGCTGGCTACTTGGGGGGAAGGGGTGTTGGAGGTTTTGGCTTCGGTGGGGGTTGGGGCCGGGGCTGGGGTCGAAGTCGGTGGCGGATCCGGTGCGGCGGGCGATGCAGGTTCAGGTTCGGCGCCGGGTAGGGGCTCGCGTTCGGACTTGGGTGCGGAACGTGTGAGTGCGCAGGCAGCGGGCGGCGAGGGCGAGTTGTGGGAGGAGCCTCCGGCGGAGGAGTGGGGGTGGGAGCCGCCTGAGGAGGGGTGAGGTTGGGTTGGGGGCGGTGCACCCACGACGACCGGCTCCACGCGATGGCGCGCGCACAGGGCGCGACACCCGCGCAGGTCCGGCTGGCCTGGACTCTGCACCGCGGGCCACATGTTCTTGCGATCCCCGGCACCTCCGACCCCGCACACCTGGCCGAGAACATCGCCGCCGCCGGGCTACGGCTGTCCGACGCCGCCCTGGACCGCTTGGATGCGCTCGCTCGGTAAGCACTGGGGGCAGCCCCGGGCGATACGGGGCCGGACGGCACCGCGGGTTCGGGCGTGCCCCCGCCCGGTACGCACGACCTGTGCCGTGCGTCACCGCCCACCCTCAGCCTGCACCCCCTGTGCTACAACGGACAACGAGGCCCCGTTTCGGGACCTGCGGACGACGGATCAGTACCCGCTCAGCGACAAGACTGGCCATGGAGGTCAGAGCTGTCATGGCGTGGATCGTCCTCGTCGCTTCCGGAGTGCTGGAGGCCGTATGGGCCACCGCACTTTCCAGATCCCAGAACTTCCGGCGCCCGTTGCCGTCCGCCGTCTTCGTGGTGGGCTTCGTGCTGAGTACGGCCGGTCTCGCCTTTGCCATGCGGACCTTGCCGACCGGTACCGCGTATGCGGTGTGGGTCGGTGTCGGTGCCGTACTCACCGCGGGCTGGGCCATGGTCACCGGCCGCGAAACCGCCACCCGGGCAAGGGTGTTGCTGCTGCTCGGCTTGGTCGGCTGTGTGGCCGGACTCAAGGTGGTGGGCTGATGACCTGGGTGATCCTCTTCCTCAGCTCCGTCTTCGAAGCAGTGTGGGCCACGGCCCTCGGCCGGTCCGACGGACTCCACGAGCCGGTTCCCACGTGCGTCTTCCTGGTCGGCGTGGTCCTCAGCATGGCGGGTCTTGGGTACGCGATGAAGCGCATCCAGCTCAGCGTCGCGTACGCGGTCTGGATCGGCGGGGGAGCGGCCATGACCGTGCTCTACGGCGTGCTCACCGGGCACGAGTCCGCCTCGCCCCTCAAGGGCGTCTTTCTGGCGGGGATCGTCGCCTGTGTGGTCGGGCTGAAGTTCGTCAAGGGCAGCGAGAACGGTGAAGACGGCAGGGGTGGTGAAGACGGCGAGGACGAGGGGAGCGGTGAGGGCAGTGGGAAGGGCACCGATGATCACCGCTGCCCGGCCCGGAATCCTTGATGGGGTTCGCTGATCGCCGTTCGCTGATTGGTGATCGCCGTTCGCTGATGGTGATCCGGGAGCAGGGCGAATCTCTATGGCTCCATGCCACGCAGGTCCGGGCGGGATTCCTCCGCCCGGACCTGCCCGCTGGCGAGACCGCCAACCCCCGTAAGGCTGGCGGCGGTTGATGGCGCCAGCCCCTCAGCTCCCCTCCGCCGGCGTCAGCACCACGAACTCCGCCCCGGCCGGATCGGTGGCCACCGCGAGGCGCCCGACGCCTTCCGCGTCCTCCGGGCCCATGGAGACGGCGCCGCCCTTCTCGGTGATGCGGGCGACCGTGGCATCGCAGTCAGCGGTGCCGAACACCGGGTGCCAGTAAGGCTTTTGGTCGCCGGTGAACATGTCGGGCATGCCCATGATGCCGCCGTGCATGCGTTCGTCGCCGGAGTCGGCGGGGGTGATGAGGGTGTACGTTCCGCCGCCGCCGGGGAGCGGCACGTCCTGGGTGGTCCAGCCGAAGACGTTGCCGTAGAACTGCTGGGCTGCGGCCGAGTCGCTGGTGTACAGCTCGGTCCAGCCGAGGCTGCCGGGGGCGTCGGCGAGTTCGATGCCCTTGTGCTCGCCCGGTTCCCAGAGGGCGAACTGCGCGCCCTGGGGGTCGGTGAGCTGGGCGAACCGGCCTACGTTGGAGGGGACTTCGGACGCCGGGACGCGTACCGTGCCGCCCGCCTGTTCCACCGCCTTGACGGTGATGTCCGCGTCGGTGGTGTGGAAGTAGATCATCCAGGCCGATTTCGCGTCGGCCTCGGTCAGTGCGCCGACGGCGCCGACGATTTTGCCGTCGAGCCGGAAGAGCAGATAGCTGTTCTCGGGGTCGAAGGACTCGGTCCGCCAGCCGAACACGGCGCCGTAGAAGTCCGCGGCGGCCTCGACGTCGGGTGCGCCCAGGTCCAGCCAGCAGGGCGAGCCAGGAACGAAATCGGTGGTGATCATCGCAGTGCCGTGCCTTCCTCCGGCCCGCGCGCATACGCCCGCGACCCGTACGACTCACTCCACGTACGTCTGACCCGTACGACTCGCATGGCTCGCGGACCGGATCGGTCCAATGATTTTGCGCGTGTGAGGGACACGTGACGGTCCCCTTCCAGCCTGGCACCAAGGGGGCTGCGCCGCGCGGCGACCGGCAGCGCGGCCGTCACAGCCGGACGATGACCAGGGCCGTGTCGTCGGTGGCGCCGCCCGCCGGGAGCAGGTCGAGGAGGAGGGCGTCGGCGAGGCTTTCGGCGTCTCGGCCGCGGTGGCGGGTCAGGGAGTCGGTGAGGCGGGTGAGGCCGGTGTCGATGTCCTCGTGGCGGCGTTCCACCAGGCCGTCGGTGTAGAGGACGAGGACGCAGCCCTCGGTGAAGGGGGTGGACTCCTGGGGCCGGGCCTGGGGCTCGAACCGGGCGCCGAGGGGCGGATCGGTGGCGCGGTCGAGGAGTTGGACCGTGCCGTCGGGGTACAGCAGGGCGGGCGGTGGGTGGCCCGCGCAGCTGTAGGTGAGGGTCCAGGTGGTCCAGTCGACGAAGGTGGTCACGGCGGTGGTGGACTCGGCGCCCTCGACGAACCGGGCGTAGCGGCCGAGTACGTCCAGGGCCTGGGCCGGGCCGTTGGAGACGAGCGAGGCGGCGCTCAGGGCGCTGCGCAGTTGCCCCATCACACCCGCGGCGGCCAGGCCGTGGCCGACCACGTCGCCGACCGCGACCGCGATCCGGTCGCCGGGCAGCTCGACCAGGTCGTACCAGTCCCCGCACACGTTCAGCGCGCCCGCCGCGGGCCGGTAGCGCACGGCGGCCCTGTGGTGCCCGACCGGGCGCGGCGCGGGCAGCATCGCCTCCTGGAGGCTGAGCGCGACCTCGCGCTCGCGGGCGTGCGCGAGCCGCAGCCGTTCGTTGACCTCCTGGAGTTCGCGGGCGCGGCCGTACAGCTCCGCCTCCAGGGCGCGCGTACGGCCCCCGCCCGCCCGACCGCCCCTGGCCCGGATGAGCTCGGTGACCTCCTCGGACCGGTGCAGCAGCAGGGCCACGCGCCCGTCCGGGCCGCGTACCGGAATGTTGACCGGGCTCCAGTAGCGCTCCTCCCACACCCCGGGGCGGTCCGGGCGCTCCACGTCGTAGCGCTGCAGGGCCATGCTGTCGCGCTCGCCGGTCTTCAGTGCCCGCGTCAGCGAGGCCTTGACGTTGCTCACGCCGTGGGAGGTCTGGTCGTCGGGGTTCTCGGGGAAGACGTCGAAGATGTAGTGCCCGACGACCTGTTCCCGTTCGCGGCCGGTGAGCTGGAGGAACTCGGTGTTGACGTCGATGTACACGAAGCGCGCGTCGAGCAGGGCCACGGCGCCGGGCAGCGCCCGGAACACCGCCGTGTAGTCGATGTCGACTTCGGTGTCGACTTCGGTGTCGCCTTCGGTCACTGTCCTGCCTTGTCCGTCCTGCCGCGCGGTGCGCCCGCCCCGCTCGTCCCACCGGTCTTGCTCGCCGCGTCCGCTCTGCATGTCCCGCGCGTATCCGCTTTGCGTGTATTGAGTGTCTTGCGCGCCCTGCCGGCTGCGCAAGACTTCCGGCGCATTCTTGCCGTGCATCGCTTCCTGCGCGCCGCTTCCCGCGCATTGCCCCTGCGTATCGCTCCTGCGTATCGCTCCTGCGCATTGGTCTGGGCTTCTCGCGCATTGCTTCTTACGTCGGGTGCCCACCGTAACCGGGTCGCTACGGTCGGGAGGTGTGGGGCGGGCGATTGGGTGCCGGGCCGTGACCGTGGCGCTACGGCAGGGTCAGAATCCGTGGCCCCTCGTCCGTGACCGCGATGGTGTGCTCGATGTGGGCGGCGCGGCTGCCGTCGATGGTGTGCAGGGTCCAGCCGTCGGGGGCGACGCGGTAGGCGTCGCGGCCGCCGGCCATGAGCATCGGCTCGATGGCGAGGGTGAGCCCGTGCCGCAGCGGGAAGCCCCGGCCCGCGCGGCCCCGGTTCGGGACGTGCGGGTCCTCGTGCATGCGCCGCCCGATGCCGTGCCCGCCGAAGTCCGCGGGCATTCCGCATCCGGCGCGTTCGGCGACGGTGCCGATGGCGTGCGAGATGTCGCCCATACGGTGCCCGGCGACCGCCGCGGCGATACCGGCGTCCAGGGCTTCCTGGGTGGCCGCGATCAGTTCGAGGTCGCCGGGGCGCGGGGTGCCCACGACGAAGCTGATGGCGGCGTCGCCGGTCCAGCCGTCCAGGTGGGCGCCGCAGTCGACGCTCACCAGGTCGCCGTCGCGCAGCCGGTAATCGGTGGGGATGCCGTGCACCACGGCGTCGTTGACCGAGGTACAGATGACCCCGGGGAAGGGGACCGGGGCGAACGAGGGCTGGTAGCCGAGGAAGGGCGAGGTGGCGCCCGCCGCTTCGATCACCGTGCGGGCCGCCTCGTCGAGTTCGCGCAGCGACACCCCTGCCTTCGCAGCCTCCCGCGTGGCCGCGAGCGCCTGCGCCACCACTCGTCCCGCTTCCCGCATGGCCTCCAGTGAGGCGTCGGACTTGATCTCCACCATGTGCTGATTCCCTCTCCCCGTGCGCTCGACCGGCGTCCACGACCGACCGGCACCGGTATAGCAATACCGGTATTTCTATCCCGGTATTAGTATCACGCTCATGGTGAGAACTCCTCTGACCCCGTGGGAACGAGAGCGCGGGGAGCGGTTCGGTGAACTGCTGCGCCGGGCGCGGGGCGCGCGCAGCATGGTCGAGGTCGCCGCGGCGGCCGGTGTCTCGGCGGAGACCCTCCGCAAGATCGAGACCGGACGCGCGCCCACCCCGGCGTTCTTCACGGTGGCGGCCCTGGCCACGGCACTCGGTATCTCCCTGGACGAACTGGTCCACGCCTGCGCGGAAGCGGTCGAGGGTGTGGACGGTGCTGAGGGTGTTGAGGGTGCCGGTGGTCTCGCGGGTGTCGACGGTGCGGTGGGTGCCTACGGCGGGCGGCAGCGGCTCTCGGCCTGAGGCGGGGTGCGCTCCGGTCGAGTGCTGCCGCCTCCTCGGCTCCCTCCCTCAACCCTCATCTCGGACAAGGGCGTTGGGTCCGCTGCGGCTCACAACGCCCGCCCCGCGTAAGCCCGTACGTCCGCGTCGGAGTCGTCCAGGACCGTCGCGAGCGCGGTACGGGCCTCGGTGTGGGACGGGGCGTGGCGGGACAGGGAGAGTACGGCGGCCTTGCGGACGTCGGCGTTCGGGTCGCGCAGTGACCGGGTGAGCGGTGGCAGTGCGAGCGGGGCCGTTGCCGCGCCGAGCGCCTTGGCCGCCCCCACCCGTACCTGCCAGGCGGCATCGGTCAGCGCGCCGACCGCACGCGCGGCGAACTCCCCGTCGCAGCCCCGGACACCGAGGGTCTCCAGGGCGGCGGCCCGTACCAGGATGTCGGAGTCGTCCACCAAGGTGCCGAGCAACTCCCTTACGGCGTCGGCTGTTTCGGACCTCGTCCCGGACCCTGTCCCAGACCTCGTCCCCGCACCTGTGTCCCTTCCCGCACTCGTTCCCGTACCGGCATCGGCCCCGGCCCCCGCGCCCGTACCCACGGACGCGAGCCCCTTGGCCACAGCCGTACGCACCTCGCGCGAACCGTCCGACCCGGCGGCCGTCAGGGCCTCGGCGGCGTCGACGGAGACCAGTCCGCGTACCGCTTCGATGCGTACCGCCCGGTCCTCGTCGTGCAGCGACCGGCCGAACAGCTCGGCGTCCGCGAGGCGCAGGGCGCGCAGGACGTCCAGGGCGGCGGCGCGGACCGTGGCGTCCGGGACGGTGAGGGCTTCCAACAGGCCTGTGCGCAGGGCGGGTTCGGGAGGCAGGGTCTCGACCAGCTCACGCAGCGAGGCCGCCGCGGTCGCCCGTACGGCACCGTCCTGATCGGCCAGCGCGGCGGCGAGTGCCGGACCTGTACCGTCCGGCGTCGTCTCGGTCAGAGTCGCCACTGCGGCCCGCCGCACCGCCGCGTCGCCGTCCGCCAAGTACGGTTCCAGGTCCGAGAGTTGAGGCTGCCCCTCCGCCAGGCCGGTCACGCGCAGCAGCCTCTCCGCCGCCGACACGGTTGCCGCAGCTGACGCGGATGCCGTAGCCGAGGCCGACCTCGCAGCCGACGTGGATGCGGGCGTCGCCCCCGACACCGAACCGGACGACACCGAACCGGACGGCACCGCACCCGGCGCCCCCGCCGTCGCCACGTACTCGCTCTCCACCGCACCCAGGTGCCGAGGTTGCCCGCCCACGGGCGTGAACTCCTCGACCGGGACCACGTACGGCTCCACCGGCCGTGCCGTGAACTCCATAGTCCCGTCGGGGGACTTGCGCAGGTCCAGGTGGTGCAGCCAGTTGTCGTCGTCCTGTGCGGGGTGGTCCAGGCGCTCGTGGTAGAGGCCCCAGCGGGACTCGGTGCGGGCCAGGGAGGAGCGTGCGGCCATCTCGGCGCAGTCGCGGATGAAGCTCA
This is a stretch of genomic DNA from Streptomyces sp. NA04227. It encodes these proteins:
- the nuoN gene encoding NADH-quinone oxidoreductase subunit NuoN — protein: MSATAVHTLWTMAAATPMSGETRDIGKIDAPHIEYAQLSPTLIVIGAALVGVLIEAFVPRKSRYHAQVFTSVVALIAAFAAVVALAADGYGTTKAHIAAMGAIAVDGPALFLQGTILLAGLVAIFTFAERRLDPETHGNKVDSFAAQAASVPGSDSEKAAVKAGFTTTEVFPLAMFAIGGMLIFPAANDLLTLFIALEVFSLPLYLLCALARRNRLMSQEAAVKYFLLGAFASAFTLFGIAMLYGYSGSVSYARIAHVVDGSVQDIDPALADTMGNDALLLIGTALVVMGLLFKVGAVPFHMWTPDVYQGAPTPVTGFMAAATKVAAFGALLRLLYVVLPGLRWDWRPVMWGVAIVTMLGGAIVAITQTDIKRLLAYSSIAHAGFILAGVIATTPEGVSSVLFYLAAYSFVTIGAFAVVTLVRDAGGEATHLSKWAGLGRRSPLVAAVFAVFLLAFAGIPLTSGFTGKFAVFKAAADGGAAPLVVIGVLSSAVAAFFYIRVIVLMFFSEPQPGGPTVAVPSVMTTTAIAVGVAVTLVLGVAPQYFLDLAGDAGVFAR
- a CDS encoding antitoxin → MSMMDKLKQMLKGHESQASKGVDKAGDYADDRTQGKYAKHVDTAQDKLKGQFGEGGGEQGRGEGGQRQ
- the recQ gene encoding DNA helicase RecQ; amino-acid sequence: MTELAQDAVTPGAEAPAEAPAGAPTGALPGEAPTDARPDGAPSDTSAPESRALGTLRRVFGYEAFRGEQEAVIDHVVDGGDAVVLMPTGGGKSLCYQIPALVRSGTGVVVSPLIALMQDQVDALRALGVRAGFMNSTQDFEERRLVEAEFLAGELDLLYLAPERLRLDTTLDLLARGSISVFAIDEAHCVAQWGHDFRPDYLALAVLGQRWPDVPRIALTATATRATHQEITQRLDMPRARHFEASFDRPNIQYRIVPKAEPKKQLLSFLRSEHAGDAGIVYCLSRNSVEKTAEFLCRNGVEAVPYHAGLDARMRAEHQSRFLREEGLVVVATIAFGMGIDKPDVRFVAHLDLPKSVEGYYQETGRAGRDGLASTAWMAYGLQDVVQQRKLIQLGEGDEAFRRRAGAHLDAMLALCETAHCRRGQLLAYFGQEPGEKGCGNCDTCLIPPETVDGTVAAQKILSTVVRLKRERGQKFGAGQITDILLGRRTAKVIQFDHDQLSVFGIGDELSEAEWRGVTRQLLAQGLLAVEGEYGTLVITESSGAVLRGEHKVPLRKETKPPTARASGAGSGSTGTGGGSRAERRQKAAAAAAELPAELQPVFEALRAWRGQQAKEQGVPAYVIFHDATLREIATVQPHSVRELGTISGIGEKKLATWGEGVLEVLASVGVGAGAGVEVGGGSGAAGDAGSGSAPGRGSRSDLGAERVSAQAAGGEGELWEEPPAEEWGWEPPEEG
- a CDS encoding multidrug efflux SMR transporter; its protein translation is MEVRAVMAWIVLVASGVLEAVWATALSRSQNFRRPLPSAVFVVGFVLSTAGLAFAMRTLPTGTAYAVWVGVGAVLTAGWAMVTGRETATRARVLLLLGLVGCVAGLKVVG
- a CDS encoding multidrug efflux SMR transporter — its product is MTWVILFLSSVFEAVWATALGRSDGLHEPVPTCVFLVGVVLSMAGLGYAMKRIQLSVAYAVWIGGGAAMTVLYGVLTGHESASPLKGVFLAGIVACVVGLKFVKGSENGEDGRGGEDGEDEGSGEGSGKGTDDHRCPARNP
- a CDS encoding VOC family protein; protein product: MITTDFVPGSPCWLDLGAPDVEAAADFYGAVFGWRTESFDPENSYLLFRLDGKIVGAVGALTEADAKSAWMIYFHTTDADITVKAVEQAGGTVRVPASEVPSNVGRFAQLTDPQGAQFALWEPGEHKGIELADAPGSLGWTELYTSDSAAAQQFYGNVFGWTTQDVPLPGGGGTYTLITPADSGDERMHGGIMGMPDMFTGDQKPYWHPVFGTADCDATVARITEKGGAVSMGPEDAEGVGRLAVATDPAGAEFVVLTPAEGS
- a CDS encoding PP2C family protein-serine/threonine phosphatase codes for the protein MQSGRGEQDRWDERGGRTARQDGQGRTVTEGDTEVDTEVDIDYTAVFRALPGAVALLDARFVYIDVNTEFLQLTGREREQVVGHYIFDVFPENPDDQTSHGVSNVKASLTRALKTGERDSMALQRYDVERPDRPGVWEERYWSPVNIPVRGPDGRVALLLHRSEEVTELIRARGGRAGGGRTRALEAELYGRARELQEVNERLRLAHAREREVALSLQEAMLPAPRPVGHHRAAVRYRPAAGALNVCGDWYDLVELPGDRIAVAVGDVVGHGLAAAGVMGQLRSALSAASLVSNGPAQALDVLGRYARFVEGAESTTAVTTFVDWTTWTLTYSCAGHPPPALLYPDGTVQLLDRATDPPLGARFEPQARPQESTPFTEGCVLVLYTDGLVERRHEDIDTGLTRLTDSLTRHRGRDAESLADALLLDLLPAGGATDDTALVIVRL
- the map gene encoding type I methionyl aminopeptidase encodes the protein MVEIKSDASLEAMREAGRVVAQALAATREAAKAGVSLRELDEAARTVIEAAGATSPFLGYQPSFAPVPFPGVICTSVNDAVVHGIPTDYRLRDGDLVSVDCGAHLDGWTGDAAISFVVGTPRPGDLELIAATQEALDAGIAAAVAGHRMGDISHAIGTVAERAGCGMPADFGGHGIGRRMHEDPHVPNRGRAGRGFPLRHGLTLAIEPMLMAGGRDAYRVAPDGWTLHTIDGSRAAHIEHTIAVTDEGPRILTLP
- a CDS encoding helix-turn-helix domain-containing protein: MVRTPLTPWERERGERFGELLRRARGARSMVEVAAAAGVSAETLRKIETGRAPTPAFFTVAALATALGISLDELVHACAEAVEGVDGAEGVEGAGGLAGVDGAVGAYGGRQRLSA